GAGCGACGCCCAGGCCGCGCGCAACGCGATCGCGTTTCTGAAAGACGCGGGGGCCGACCTCGTGAAGCTCGAAGTCGACCACACACACGCGGCGCTCGTTGAAAAACTCGCGCACGCCGGCGTCCCCGTCGTCGCGCATATTGGTAGCCGGCCCCAGCAGGTCCGCGCGACCGGGGGGTTCCAGTCGGCCGGGCGAAAACACGACGAGGCGGACGTCATCGTCGACACCGCCGAGCTCATGCTCGCCAAGGGCGCAAGCGCGCTCCTGGTCGAGGCGGTGCCGGACGAAGTCAGCGAGCGCATCATGGCCAAGGCCGTCGACCCGGTCACGGGCGAGCGCATCCCCGTCGTCGGCTGCGGCGCGGGCCCGGCGTGTGACGGCCACGTCGTCGTGCTGCACGACCTCCTGGGGCTCAGCGACTGGCAGCCGCCCTTCGCCCCGCCGGTGACGGACCTGGGCGAGCAGATCCAGCTCGCCGCGAAGAAGTGGGCCGACCAGTGCGCCGACGGCAAGTACCTCGCCGACGGCGGGGTGTATGGGATGAAGGATTAGGCGAGCTATGTTCCCCGCCGCCAACATCCCAGCAGATGACTGGAGCCAATTGAAATCAGTTGGCTATTGGTGGTCTGAGAACGAGCCCGAACTCCCACACCCAAAGCAATTCGTCGATCTGCAATGGAGCGAGACAGAACGCGCGAAGGTAGTTAGATACCTGAGCGACTCCTATTCGATGCCCTACATCTTGATGGGCCCCTCTTGGTGTCGTTTTGAGTGCGGCGTCAATGATATGGGCTGTCTCGATCTGACCGATGGCACATGGATCTACCCGGAGGGATTCGCACACTACGTTGACAAACACAGCGTCAAGCCCACCGAAGAGTTTCTCAATCACCTACGGGCCATCGATTTTCGCATGCCCCGGATACCGATGCTTGATGAATAGAAGATTCGTTCACCGCTGGGCGATCACCTCGCGCACCTGATCCGGCGAATACGTCTTGGCCCCGGGTTGCTCTGCCTCGTCCAGCCGCTTCTCAATCAGATTGACGTAGAAAAGCTGATCCAGAAACTCCTCCATCGAACAGTCCTCGGGCAGCTTTTCGAGGACGCGGCGGATCGTGTCTTTCGT
The sequence above is a segment of the Phycisphaeraceae bacterium D3-23 genome. Coding sequences within it:
- the panB gene encoding 3-methyl-2-oxobutanoate hydroxymethyltransferase encodes the protein MTTATPTDITTDPGKRITLRDWRRWARDKQTFGMLTCYDATTARWLWRGGVHSFLVGDTAAQMVFGHDSTLPATMEQLLALTAAVRRGAPNALVMADMPFGSYHESDAQAARNAIAFLKDAGADLVKLEVDHTHAALVEKLAHAGVPVVAHIGSRPQQVRATGGFQSAGRKHDEADVIVDTAELMLAKGASALLVEAVPDEVSERIMAKAVDPVTGERIPVVGCGAGPACDGHVVVLHDLLGLSDWQPPFAPPVTDLGEQIQLAAKKWADQCADGKYLADGGVYGMKD